A window of the Rhizobium viscosum genome harbors these coding sequences:
- a CDS encoding type I secretion system permease/ATPase: protein MRNQFLVRTSSQHFAAAAIPPLKTNAFAIALISGVVNLLALTSPLFMLQVYDRVLASGSVPTLIGLAMLAAGLYAFQAVLDIVRTRVLLRIGERFDGKLSARVHEAVIRLPLVSRTQGDGLQPLRDLDNVRGFLSGTGPTAFFDLPWMPLYLGICFLFHVWIGVTALVGAVILVSLTLLTNALSQAPIRETIAQNMARNCLLEGTRRNAEVVRAMGLEARLAKRWLKVNSAYLSANRRAGDIGGGLGSVSKSLRMILQSAILAVGAYLVITQQATGGIMIASSIMMGRALAPVELAIGNWKPFLMARQSWARLQELLDKIPEANPVTSLPRPERELRIEAVTVVPPGERKPTLAGLGFSLAAGSALGVVGPSGSGKSTLSRILVGAWQPSAGKVRIDGASLDQWDSAALGEHIGYLPQGVELFDGTIAENIARFEEAPDAEAIIAAARTAGAHELILKFELGYETQIGEAGTALSAGQRQRIGLARALYRDPFLVVLDEPNANLDAEGEAAVVRAIAAVRDRKGIVVVVAHRPSALGIVDHVLMIESGRQKAFGPRDEVLSKILKSGSGLPAGRGFQATGVSTAPLRVIANVAQATSDAASGAASDSQEDADVRH from the coding sequence ATGAGGAACCAGTTTTTGGTTCGGACGTCGTCGCAGCACTTTGCTGCGGCGGCGATCCCTCCGCTGAAGACAAACGCCTTTGCCATTGCCCTCATCAGCGGGGTCGTTAACCTGCTTGCCCTGACATCACCTCTGTTTATGCTGCAGGTCTATGATCGGGTCCTGGCAAGCGGCAGTGTTCCGACGCTGATTGGTCTGGCGATGCTTGCCGCTGGCCTATACGCATTCCAGGCCGTCCTCGATATCGTTCGCACCCGTGTCTTGCTGCGGATTGGTGAACGGTTCGATGGAAAGCTCAGCGCAAGGGTGCATGAGGCGGTGATACGCCTTCCGTTGGTCAGTCGAACCCAGGGTGACGGCCTGCAGCCGTTGCGGGATCTCGACAACGTCCGCGGCTTTCTGTCCGGCACGGGGCCGACGGCCTTTTTCGACCTTCCATGGATGCCGCTTTATCTCGGCATATGCTTCCTCTTCCATGTCTGGATCGGAGTGACGGCGCTTGTCGGCGCGGTCATCCTCGTCTCGCTGACACTGCTTACGAACGCCCTGTCACAAGCCCCGATCCGCGAGACCATCGCCCAGAACATGGCCCGCAACTGCCTGCTCGAGGGCACCCGTCGTAATGCGGAAGTCGTTCGCGCGATGGGGCTGGAAGCGCGGCTCGCCAAACGATGGTTGAAGGTAAATTCCGCTTATCTCTCGGCCAATCGCCGGGCTGGTGATATCGGAGGCGGCTTGGGAAGCGTGTCGAAATCGCTGCGCATGATCCTGCAGTCCGCCATTCTTGCTGTCGGTGCCTATCTCGTGATCACGCAGCAGGCCACGGGCGGTATCATGATCGCAAGCTCGATCATGATGGGCAGGGCGCTCGCCCCGGTCGAACTCGCAATCGGCAACTGGAAGCCGTTCCTGATGGCACGCCAGAGCTGGGCAAGGCTTCAGGAGCTGCTCGACAAGATCCCTGAGGCCAACCCCGTCACCTCTCTGCCGCGCCCCGAACGTGAACTCCGCATCGAGGCCGTGACCGTCGTGCCTCCGGGCGAAAGAAAACCGACGCTCGCCGGACTCGGTTTCTCCCTGGCCGCAGGAAGCGCGCTCGGCGTGGTCGGTCCGTCAGGATCGGGAAAATCGACCCTGTCGCGCATCCTCGTCGGCGCATGGCAGCCATCGGCAGGCAAGGTCCGGATCGATGGCGCAAGCCTTGACCAGTGGGACAGCGCCGCACTCGGCGAGCATATCGGCTATCTCCCGCAGGGCGTCGAACTGTTCGACGGCACCATTGCCGAAAACATAGCGAGGTTCGAGGAGGCTCCTGATGCGGAAGCGATCATCGCTGCAGCGCGCACGGCCGGTGCCCATGAGCTCATTTTGAAATTCGAACTCGGCTATGAGACGCAGATCGGCGAGGCAGGAACCGCACTCTCGGCAGGTCAGCGCCAGCGTATCGGCCTTGCGCGTGCTCTTTATCGCGATCCGTTTCTGGTCGTTCTCGATGAGCCCAACGCCAATCTGGACGCCGAGGGTGAAGCAGCTGTCGTCAGGGCTATCGCCGCGGTTCGCGATCGCAAGGGTATCGTCGTCGTCGTTGCTCATAGACCCAGTGCGCTTGGGATCGTCGATCACGTGCTGATGATCGAGAGCGGCAGACAGAAGGCGTTTGGTCCCCGCGAC
- a CDS encoding TonB-dependent receptor, with product MRVRVGVLGLNGARQAGGRTRQARLSATTAFAILSVITSAHAQSVPAAQAQAKVAATVAFNIPSQPLASAIRSFGRQSGMQITLSSAPSGSVNTNAVVGRLTPADALDRMLSGTGVSAHISGDGVAATIGGADIVNAIPQEDGVTQLAPIVIKGGRRASSGSGYRGTPDWVYEEPASVSVISREAIQSSPARNARDLLDTAAGVYANRSEGQNPGITVNIRGLQDQNRVVTMIDGARQNFQRNGHGSTQRTYVETAFIREIDVEKSGTSGVGGAGALGGSVNFRTIEADDLIEDGRQWGGESNATVGTNEFQFDGASMAAVRLSDSFSVLGGISHKKIGAYDIGENGDIKLYDSSVHDGAAIFTGQDSYSYLLKAEAELTDDLDTSLTWLRNDSDFSQGSYNNDGDLDEDTQQVLNDTITSSFHWDPDSELIDFNARLWYNHTRNREKRYGSAINDDGFPVNYALGTLGFSIDNTSRFETAGGSLSLNYGVEAFFDRGKTETLEDYFLNGVDMTATYTGTTPSGDRDVYSAFANATFEHDDWLMAQAGLRYDYYNLSGDASLYGLEVKTIDNRRCRLYFPNGVTCRIWTGTIDRVTVYPENVIPVDNSDGALLPSAMLAVKPVDWLQPFAKYSRSFRPPTIMETFLTGGHPGVNLVENAPNPDLVAEEGNTFELGVNTTTDGLLSADDSVRLKAVGFYREIENYIALGTVHRAETGRDYASYVNVDGTTRMKGIELEASYDAGKWYAGLSYTYLKTDFGTSYSYDGTSYEIEPSIIFVPPRNKFTIDAGMRLFDDKLTIGGRATHVGGTSPNIGVLASNYVTEDYSLYDIYGSYAFNDTVKLRFAVNNVTDVAYVPALGTISLPGPGRTATASLNFKF from the coding sequence ATGCGAGTGAGGGTAGGGGTTCTGGGGCTCAACGGTGCGCGCCAGGCAGGCGGGCGTACGCGGCAAGCGCGGCTATCAGCGACGACAGCTTTTGCAATTTTATCGGTCATCACCAGCGCTCACGCTCAGTCGGTGCCGGCAGCTCAGGCCCAGGCAAAAGTGGCCGCGACAGTCGCTTTCAATATTCCGTCCCAGCCGCTGGCCAGCGCAATCCGTTCGTTCGGCCGCCAGTCCGGCATGCAGATCACGCTGTCGTCGGCGCCTTCAGGCTCGGTGAACACCAACGCCGTCGTCGGCCGATTGACGCCTGCCGACGCGCTTGATCGTATGCTGTCGGGGACGGGAGTATCGGCGCATATTTCCGGAGATGGCGTCGCAGCGACGATCGGCGGCGCCGATATCGTGAATGCCATTCCGCAGGAGGACGGTGTTACCCAACTTGCTCCGATCGTCATCAAGGGCGGCCGGCGTGCAAGTTCCGGCTCGGGCTATCGCGGCACGCCCGATTGGGTCTACGAGGAGCCCGCAAGCGTCAGCGTCATTTCCAGGGAGGCTATTCAAAGCTCACCCGCCCGTAACGCGCGCGATCTGCTCGATACGGCGGCCGGCGTCTATGCCAACCGCTCCGAGGGACAGAACCCCGGCATAACGGTCAATATTCGCGGCCTTCAGGACCAGAACCGCGTCGTCACCATGATCGATGGGGCGAGGCAGAATTTTCAGCGCAACGGCCATGGATCAACGCAGCGAACCTATGTTGAAACTGCCTTTATCCGTGAAATCGATGTCGAAAAAAGCGGCACGTCGGGCGTTGGCGGAGCCGGCGCTCTCGGCGGCTCGGTCAACTTCCGCACTATCGAGGCCGATGACCTCATAGAAGACGGTCGCCAATGGGGCGGCGAGTCAAACGCAACCGTCGGCACCAACGAGTTCCAGTTCGACGGTGCAAGCATGGCGGCGGTCAGACTGTCGGACAGCTTCTCGGTGCTCGGTGGCATCAGCCACAAGAAGATCGGCGCCTATGACATCGGCGAGAATGGCGACATCAAGCTCTACGACAGTTCTGTACATGACGGAGCGGCGATCTTCACCGGGCAGGACTCCTACTCCTACCTGCTGAAGGCCGAGGCGGAACTCACCGACGATCTCGATACATCGCTGACCTGGCTTCGCAACGATTCCGATTTCAGCCAGGGCTCCTATAACAATGATGGCGACCTTGATGAGGACACGCAGCAGGTCCTGAACGATACGATCACCAGCAGCTTCCATTGGGATCCCGACAGCGAACTCATCGATTTCAACGCCCGCCTCTGGTACAACCACACGCGAAACCGGGAGAAACGCTACGGCTCCGCCATCAACGACGATGGTTTTCCCGTCAATTACGCTCTTGGCACACTAGGTTTCAGCATCGATAACACCAGCCGCTTTGAAACGGCAGGCGGCTCACTTTCGCTGAACTACGGCGTCGAGGCCTTCTTCGACCGCGGCAAGACCGAGACGCTCGAGGATTATTTCCTCAATGGCGTCGACATGACGGCCACCTATACCGGCACGACCCCGTCCGGCGATCGCGATGTCTATAGCGCCTTTGCCAATGCCACCTTCGAACACGACGATTGGCTGATGGCGCAGGCCGGCCTGCGCTACGATTACTACAATCTGTCGGGCGATGCATCGCTCTACGGTCTGGAAGTCAAAACAATCGACAACCGGAGATGCCGCTTGTACTTCCCCAACGGCGTGACCTGCCGGATATGGACGGGCACCATCGATCGCGTGACGGTCTATCCGGAAAATGTTATCCCGGTCGACAATTCGGACGGCGCGCTGCTGCCCTCCGCCATGCTCGCCGTCAAACCCGTCGACTGGCTGCAGCCCTTCGCCAAATATTCGCGCAGCTTCCGTCCTCCGACGATCATGGAAACCTTCCTGACGGGCGGTCATCCCGGCGTCAACCTCGTGGAAAACGCCCCCAATCCCGATCTCGTGGCCGAAGAAGGCAACACTTTCGAGCTTGGCGTGAATACCACCACCGATGGGCTTTTGTCCGCTGATGACAGCGTGCGCCTCAAGGCCGTCGGCTTTTACCGCGAGATCGAAAACTACATAGCGCTCGGCACTGTCCATCGCGCCGAAACCGGACGTGACTATGCCTCATACGTTAATGTCGACGGCACGACGCGCATGAAAGGCATCGAGCTGGAGGCGAGCTACGACGCAGGCAAATGGTATGCCGGCCTTTCCTACACCTATCTGAAGACGGATTTCGGCACGAGCTACAGCTATGACGGCACGAGCTACGAAATCGAACCCTCGATCATTTTCGTGCCGCCGCGCAACAAGTTCACCATCGATGCAGGCATGCGGCTTTTCGACGACAAGCTGACGATCGGCGGTCGCGCCACCCACGTCGGCGGCACATCACCCAATATCGGCGTGCTGGCGAGCAACTACGTCACCGAAGACTATTCGCTCTACGACATATACGGGTCCTACGCCTTCAACGACACCGTCAAGCTTCGCTTCGCCGTCAACAACGTCACCGATGTCGCTTACGTCCCGGCGCTCGGCACCATCAGTCTGCCCGGACCGGGACGCACGGCGACGGCATCGCTCAATTTCAAGTTCTAA
- a CDS encoding FecR family protein — protein MAVEPDKRPDVSDEALAAAADWFLLLQEGPEDAELKARLDRWLGSDSEHCLAWERTEKAWAAMGQVVPAMQSQWEYAPRSEARSDMRKPRAARHRAPWRRVAVAAAVVAALCLGIVIAPGLMLRLSADYSTSTAETRTITLQDGSTVTMAAATSIALDYGDGRRGIKLLTGEAYFEVAPDKDRPFTVEANGVRVEVLGTAFDVQLADGLTSIALAHGSVQASVEGSSATPPERLVPGDLLAVDPKSAVMTRDTIPVDEIANWRNGELYVVNATLGSVIDQIQRYHPAWISVPDAALAHQRVTGFYNLRQPDQALRALVEPYGGKVRSISSLARIVSRY, from the coding sequence ATGGCCGTCGAACCGGATAAAAGGCCTGATGTTTCGGACGAGGCGCTGGCGGCGGCGGCCGACTGGTTCCTTCTCCTGCAGGAAGGGCCCGAGGACGCTGAACTCAAAGCGCGCTTGGATCGCTGGCTGGGCAGCGATAGCGAACACTGCCTGGCCTGGGAACGCACGGAGAAGGCATGGGCCGCGATGGGGCAGGTGGTCCCGGCCATGCAATCGCAGTGGGAATATGCGCCAAGATCGGAGGCCCGGTCCGACATGCGCAAGCCGAGAGCGGCTCGGCATCGCGCGCCGTGGCGGCGGGTCGCCGTGGCAGCGGCGGTCGTGGCCGCGCTCTGTCTTGGGATCGTCATTGCGCCCGGCCTGATGCTTCGCTTGAGCGCCGACTATTCAACATCCACGGCTGAGACCCGCACGATCACCCTTCAGGACGGTAGCACGGTAACGATGGCCGCCGCGACCTCGATCGCCTTGGACTACGGCGATGGACGGCGGGGCATCAAGCTTCTTACCGGTGAAGCGTATTTCGAGGTGGCGCCGGATAAGGACAGGCCCTTTACGGTGGAGGCTAATGGCGTCCGCGTCGAGGTGCTCGGCACGGCCTTCGATGTGCAGCTCGCCGACGGGCTGACCAGCATTGCCCTTGCGCATGGTTCCGTTCAAGCATCTGTTGAGGGTTCGTCTGCGACCCCGCCCGAACGGCTGGTGCCCGGAGATCTGCTGGCCGTCGATCCGAAAAGCGCCGTCATGACGAGGGACACGATCCCGGTCGACGAGATTGCCAACTGGCGCAATGGCGAACTCTATGTCGTCAACGCGACGCTCGGCTCGGTGATCGATCAGATCCAGCGCTACCACCCGGCGTGGATATCGGTTCCCGACGCGGCACTTGCCCATCAGCGGGTCACAGGCTTCTACAATCTCCGGCAACCCGATCAGGCGCTGCGTGCGCTGGTCGAACCTTATGGCGGGAAGGTCCGCTCGATATCCTCGCTGGCGCGCATTGTCAGCCGCTACTAG
- a CDS encoding RNA polymerase sigma factor: MGIREDDRRYAVYAAHRSDLIRYATPIVGSREEAEDLVQEVFIKFVPEDAATPQKLKAYLFRMVRNLALDVRRRQKRDLRARPEDTPWWGLPLDVGTPEENALFCDQVRQVEAILSTMPEQTRLAVEMHRFGGYRMEDIASHLDISVAGVHRLIKAAIVEFAKKMG, from the coding sequence ATGGGCATCAGGGAGGACGACCGGCGCTATGCGGTCTATGCGGCACATCGCTCCGACCTCATTCGATACGCTACGCCCATCGTCGGTTCGCGAGAGGAAGCGGAAGACCTCGTCCAGGAGGTCTTCATAAAATTCGTGCCGGAAGACGCGGCCACACCCCAGAAGCTGAAGGCATACCTCTTCCGCATGGTGCGCAACCTCGCGCTCGATGTGCGCAGGCGCCAGAAGCGCGACTTGCGCGCCCGTCCGGAAGATACGCCATGGTGGGGGCTTCCCCTTGATGTGGGAACACCCGAGGAAAACGCACTCTTCTGCGACCAGGTCAGACAGGTCGAGGCGATCCTTTCGACAATGCCGGAACAGACACGCCTTGCCGTGGAAATGCATCGTTTCGGCGGATACCGTATGGAGGACATCGCCAGTCACCTCGACATTTCGGTGGCCGGCGTCCACAGGTTGATCAAGGCTGCAATTGTCGAATTCGCCAAAAAAATGGGATGA
- a CDS encoding L,D-transpeptidase produces MVWTRRDILLGGLALLGTGAVQKPAFAQAASYFSGTAVDNGVTFRATNFAKIDRQWHRQVVKYFSSEPIGTVVVDTRHHFLYVIMENKTAIRYGVGVGREGFKWFGRATIDNKSLWPRWTPPPEMRKRHPELPEFVAGGSPKNPLGPRAMYLLRDGVDTGYRFHGTLEPWSIGKDASSGCIRMFNEDAIDLYQRCPIGTAVQVLPHIADQAPAAEVSQATPVE; encoded by the coding sequence ATGGTGTGGACTCGCAGGGATATTCTGCTTGGTGGATTGGCATTACTTGGCACCGGCGCGGTACAGAAACCGGCTTTTGCCCAGGCGGCTTCCTATTTTTCCGGCACCGCCGTCGACAATGGCGTGACGTTCCGAGCGACCAACTTCGCCAAGATCGACAGGCAGTGGCACCGCCAGGTCGTCAAATATTTCAGCAGCGAGCCGATTGGCACGGTTGTTGTCGATACGCGCCATCATTTTCTCTATGTGATCATGGAGAACAAGACAGCCATTCGCTACGGCGTCGGCGTCGGCCGCGAGGGCTTCAAATGGTTTGGCCGCGCCACGATCGACAACAAATCGCTTTGGCCGCGCTGGACACCACCGCCGGAGATGCGCAAGCGTCATCCCGAACTGCCCGAATTCGTGGCGGGAGGCTCACCGAAGAACCCACTCGGGCCCCGCGCCATGTACCTGCTGCGTGACGGAGTCGACACCGGCTATCGCTTCCATGGCACGCTGGAGCCCTGGAGCATCGGTAAGGATGCCTCCAGCGGCTGCATCCGCATGTTCAACGAAGACGCCATCGATCTTTACCAGCGTTGCCCGATCGGCACAGCGGTGCAGGTTCTGCCGCATATTGCCGACCAGGCGCCCGCCGCCGAGGTCAGCCAGGCCACCCCGGTCGAATGA
- a CDS encoding OmpA family protein, whose protein sequence is MSVLTAYARRLAASAMLLALAACTTTDIASVEEPAAAPLTGQTNDPAPGFENVKAGSEEDFILSVGRRIYFTQDSARLDSVAMTTLDNQAAWLNRNPAWLIKLQGFADDSGSESKMKTLSQQRADAVMAYLVSKGVDGKRMWAKGYGADREVRDCTQRSCKVQNRRVVANLRTERDAT, encoded by the coding sequence ATGTCTGTTTTGACTGCATATGCGAGGCGCCTTGCCGCCTCGGCCATGCTTCTAGCGCTCGCGGCCTGCACCACCACCGATATCGCATCCGTAGAGGAGCCTGCGGCAGCACCGCTGACCGGCCAGACCAACGATCCCGCGCCCGGCTTCGAGAACGTCAAGGCTGGCAGTGAAGAGGATTTCATCCTCAGTGTCGGCCGACGGATTTACTTCACGCAGGATTCCGCCAGGCTCGATAGCGTCGCCATGACAACGCTGGACAACCAGGCTGCCTGGCTGAACAGGAACCCGGCCTGGCTGATCAAGCTGCAGGGATTTGCCGACGATTCCGGTTCGGAGTCAAAGATGAAGACCCTGTCGCAGCAGCGCGCCGATGCCGTCATGGCCTATCTCGTCTCGAAGGGCGTAGACGGCAAACGCATGTGGGCCAAGGGTTACGGTGCGGACCGCGAAGTCCGCGACTGCACGCAACGTTCCTGCAAGGTGCAGAACAGGCGCGTCGTCGCCAACCTGCGCACGGAGCGCGATGCGACCTGA
- a CDS encoding polysaccharide biosynthesis/export family protein — MKLSYRVPRMFFRATCAVGALVLLTGAVSPVLADDTPFAPQTKIRLTVVQWMPSKGQFERWDAIGGEYTVSNEGAVSLPFLGSLSVGNLDSAGLTSEIARRLQEKMGLAQTPAVTIDVLDYPSVYVVGDVTTPGEYKYRSGLSVLQSLAMSGGPLRPAARQRSQTITLAGDLREIDHSLLRSAAKLARLQAEMAGAKEITFDQPPVVDQQYAASIYDEERVIFQARASALERQSTALVELRDLLKAEIDTLEEKLKGSDDNIQSVEEQLTSVKTLVEKGLTITSRQMDLERLLTTYRSDKLDLVTAIMRGRQAINETTRNLEGLSDTRRSEVASEVQSEKANLDQLRLKRDTTQQLLLEELASSGKVNERGEELPLTFTVSRRDNGQVNQFQASETTELAPGDVVRVTQARMGDASSEDAAALPVQTEAHISQVNR; from the coding sequence ATGAAGCTCTCGTACCGCGTTCCTCGCATGTTCTTTCGTGCGACGTGTGCCGTCGGCGCACTCGTCCTTCTCACTGGCGCTGTCTCGCCAGTTCTCGCCGACGACACGCCCTTTGCTCCGCAAACGAAAATCCGTCTGACGGTCGTCCAATGGATGCCATCGAAGGGACAGTTTGAGCGATGGGATGCGATTGGCGGCGAATATACGGTTTCGAATGAAGGCGCAGTCTCCCTGCCCTTTCTGGGATCGCTGTCCGTCGGAAATCTGGACAGTGCAGGCCTCACCAGCGAGATCGCCAGGCGCCTGCAGGAAAAGATGGGTTTGGCCCAGACACCCGCGGTCACAATCGACGTTCTCGATTATCCGTCCGTTTACGTTGTGGGAGACGTGACCACGCCGGGAGAATATAAGTATCGCTCCGGCCTGAGCGTCCTGCAATCCTTGGCCATGAGCGGCGGCCCGCTGCGGCCCGCAGCACGGCAACGATCCCAGACGATCACGCTTGCCGGCGATTTGCGGGAAATCGATCATTCGCTGCTTCGCAGCGCCGCAAAGCTCGCGCGGCTGCAAGCGGAGATGGCTGGAGCAAAGGAGATAACCTTCGATCAGCCACCCGTTGTCGACCAGCAATATGCCGCCAGCATCTATGACGAGGAGAGGGTCATATTTCAGGCTCGCGCAAGTGCACTGGAAAGGCAGTCAACGGCGCTCGTCGAATTGCGCGATCTCCTGAAGGCGGAAATCGATACGTTGGAAGAGAAGCTGAAGGGCTCGGATGACAATATCCAGTCCGTGGAGGAACAGTTGACCAGCGTCAAGACGCTGGTCGAGAAAGGCCTCACCATCACCTCACGCCAGATGGACCTGGAACGATTGCTCACTACTTACCGGTCTGACAAGCTGGATCTTGTCACAGCGATCATGCGAGGACGTCAAGCGATCAACGAGACGACGCGTAATCTCGAGGGACTTTCCGACACGCGCCGGAGTGAAGTCGCTTCCGAAGTACAGTCGGAGAAGGCCAACCTCGATCAGCTGAGATTGAAGCGTGACACGACGCAACAACTGCTTCTTGAAGAACTCGCCAGCAGCGGCAAAGTGAATGAGCGCGGTGAAGAACTTCCGCTGACCTTCACCGTGAGCCGGCGCGACAACGGACAGGTCAATCAGTTCCAAGCCTCCGAAACGACGGAGCTGGCGCCCGGTGACGTGGTCAGGGTAACCCAGGCCCGTATGGGGGATGCATCATCCGAGGACGCCGCTGCGCTGCCTGTTCAGACAGAAGCGCATATCAGTCAGGTAAACCGGTGA
- a CDS encoding O-antigen translocase — protein sequence MTLRMTPPSSQTYTQILKSTMLMGGSSLVNVALSIIRNKAMAVLLGPEGVGLMGLYGSILDIAQAVAGLGVGSSGVRQIAEAAGTDQAERISRSATVLRRISLVLALLGALLLAALAFPVSNFTFGDYQHAGGIALLSLALFFRLLSAGQTALIQGLRNIADLARINVLGGLFGTAISIPLIYLFGMQAIAPSLVVIAVASILPTWWYSRRICPHPTPMPARQFGREVSALLRLGFVFMASGLLTFGAAYAIRLIVLKEGGVMAAGLYQAAWGLGGLYAGFILQAMGTDFYPRLTAAADNNAECNRLVNEQAEISMLLAGPGLLATLTLAPLMMSLFYSAEFHGAVDLLRWICLGMMLRIISWPMGFIVVAKRTQAIFFWTEVAAAVVHVGLAWLFVSLLGTPGAGMAFFGLYVWHSVLVYVIVRRLTGFHWSAANRRHALLFLPTSGLVFLAFSVLPLWPATVIGSVAVTLTGLYSLRMLVDLLPPESMPAIIRGWIARSA from the coding sequence ATGACTTTGCGCATGACCCCACCGAGCAGCCAGACCTACACTCAGATCCTCAAATCGACGATGCTGATGGGCGGCTCTTCGCTCGTGAATGTCGCACTGAGCATTATCAGAAACAAGGCGATGGCTGTCCTGCTCGGGCCGGAAGGCGTCGGGCTCATGGGCCTTTACGGGTCAATCCTCGATATCGCGCAGGCGGTTGCCGGGCTTGGTGTGGGAAGCAGCGGCGTGCGCCAGATTGCCGAAGCTGCGGGCACCGATCAGGCAGAAAGGATCTCGCGATCGGCGACAGTGCTCAGACGTATATCGCTGGTGCTTGCATTGCTTGGTGCGCTCCTTCTCGCCGCGCTGGCATTCCCGGTCTCGAATTTCACTTTCGGCGACTACCAGCATGCCGGTGGCATTGCATTGCTATCTCTGGCGCTCTTCTTTCGGTTGCTCTCTGCGGGGCAGACTGCGTTGATCCAGGGCCTGCGAAATATTGCAGATCTTGCCCGCATCAACGTGCTTGGCGGGCTTTTCGGCACGGCGATCAGCATTCCGCTGATCTATCTGTTCGGCATGCAGGCCATCGCACCGTCTCTCGTGGTGATCGCTGTTGCCTCGATCCTTCCGACCTGGTGGTACAGCCGACGCATCTGCCCGCATCCCACGCCAATGCCTGCGCGCCAGTTCGGCCGGGAAGTATCGGCACTGCTGAGGCTCGGTTTCGTCTTCATGGCAAGCGGGCTTCTGACCTTCGGCGCAGCCTATGCTATCCGCCTCATCGTGCTTAAGGAAGGCGGCGTGATGGCGGCGGGGTTGTACCAGGCTGCCTGGGGCCTTGGCGGTCTCTATGCGGGCTTCATCCTGCAGGCGATGGGAACGGATTTCTATCCGCGCCTGACCGCAGCAGCAGATAACAATGCCGAATGCAATCGCCTGGTCAATGAACAGGCAGAAATCAGCATGCTGCTCGCCGGCCCCGGACTGCTCGCCACACTGACCCTGGCGCCGCTCATGATGAGCTTGTTCTATTCCGCAGAGTTTCACGGGGCAGTAGATCTCTTGCGCTGGATCTGCCTTGGAATGATGCTCCGGATTATCTCCTGGCCCATGGGCTTCATTGTCGTCGCGAAACGCACCCAGGCGATTTTTTTCTGGACGGAGGTAGCGGCCGCAGTCGTGCATGTGGGGCTCGCCTGGCTCTTCGTATCGCTGCTTGGTACACCAGGGGCCGGCATGGCGTTTTTCGGCCTCTATGTCTGGCACAGCGTGCTGGTCTACGTGATCGTGCGGCGGCTTACGGGTTTTCACTGGTCCGCCGCCAATCGCAGGCACGCTTTGCTTTTCCTGCCGACATCGGGCCTGGTGTTCTTGGCATTCTCGGTTCTGCCGCTATGGCCGGCGACGGTGATCGGCTCCGTTGCCGTAACCCTCACCGGGCTCTATTCGCTGCGTATGCTGGTCGACCTGCTTCCACCAGAGTCCATGCCGGCAATCATCCGGGGATGGATCGCAAGGTCCGCATGA